GCTGGACGAGGAGGCGACGCCGGGTGCCGAGGGGGCCGGAGCGGGTGCGGCCCTGGGCCCGGGCGGCATGCCGATGATGCCGGGCATGGCCCAGGGCGGCCCGGCCGCCCAGGCGGGTGCCGACCGGAGCGACTCCTCGGGGCTGCTGGAGCCCGACGCCGAGGCGTGGAGCGGCGAGCCGGACGTCTCCGAGGAGGTTCTCGGGGGTGCCGCCGCGGGCGGCGAGGGTCTCGCCGGTCTGCCCGTGGCTCTCGGGTCCGCGGAGGCGGCGGCGCCCGGTCTCCCCGAGGGTGTGATGATCGGATCGGACGGGCTGCCCATCGCTCCGGAGCCGACGGCGGCGCCCCTGGCGCCCGCCGCGGAGGTCGCGACCGCGGAGGCCGGGGAGCCGGCCGCCGTCGTGGCGGGCGAGGCCGTGGCGGGTCAGGCCGGTCCGGGGGTGCCCGGCATGATGCCCGGTACCGGCGCCGCTCCCACGGGGGCACAGGAGGAGCGGTCCGACTCCTCGGGCCTGCTGGCCCCCGACACGCTGCCGTGGACGCCGGAGGCGGAGACCGACGGCGAGCGTCCGGTCGTAGGAGCCCAGGAGGGCCTGGGCGAGGGCGCGTTGCCCGCGTCGCTGCTGGGCGTGGCGGCGGGCGCCACCGCGGCGGCCGTGGCCGGGACGGCGCTCGGCGCGGATGCGGAGCAGTCCGGCGAACGCCGGCACCGGCATCGGGACGAGGACGACGGGGCTGCGCTGGTCGTGCTGCCGACGGGCGGCGGCCGGGACGAGGAGCGGCCCGCCGCCGAGACCCCGGAGGACGGGGGTGGCGAGGAGCCGGCGGCACCGGGGCACCTCGTCGCCGACGACACCTACGACGCCGAACTCCCCAACGACCACGTGGCGTTGGCGCCCGCCGCCGAGCCGGACGCGGAGGACACGGCGGCCTGGGACAGCGCGGGGGCGTCTTTCGTGCCGCTGCTGTGGTCGGTGCCGACCGAGGACGAGCAGGAGGTCCAGGCGCCCGGCTACGCGACGGAGGACGCGAGCACCTGGTCCGGCGGGGCCGCCGCCGAGGCGGCGCGGGAAGCGGACGGTCCCCGGCTGTCCACGTGGCGCCCCAACCGGTCGGCGCCCGCGGCCCCGGGGGAGGCCGTCGTCCCGGCCGTGCCGCTGCGCTCGTTCACCGGCGACCCCTCGGAGCTGACCGCCGAACTCCCCCCGCAGGAACCGGTGGAGGAGCCGGAGGACGAGGCGGAGGCGGAACAGCCGAGCCGGGGCATCGCCGACCTGCTGGTCCAGGACGGCGACACCTGGGGTTCGACGGCGTCCGACGGCTCCGGGGCGGTGCTGTGACACCGCCGCAACCGTCCGCCACCCGGCAGCCGCCCCCCGCGCGGCTCCGTCCCGGCACGCGGCGCCCCCACCCGGGCGCCGCGCCCGCCGCCCCCTCGCACGACGCAAGGAGACTCACGTGAGCAGCCCCTACGACCAGGAGATAGAGGACCTGCTGGCGCTGTACCGCAAACAGCGCGCGGAGGCCGCCGAGGCGCGGCGCCGGATCAACGAGGTGACCGGCACGGCGACCGCGCCCCGGCAGACCGTCAAGGCGACCGTGAACGCGCAGGGCGAGGTCACCGCGATCGAGTTCCCCACCGGCGCGTACCACCGCATGGCCCCGAAGGAGCTGTCCGAGGCGCTGCTCACCACCATCCGCCAGGCCCGCGCCAACGCGCTGGAGGCGGTGGCGGAGGTCAGCTCCCAGGGCCTGCCCGCGGGGGTCAGGATCACCGATCTGCTGGAGGGCCGGGTCGACGCCACGGAGCTGCTGGCCGAGGAGCCGGGCATGCCCGCCGAGGTGCGCGACTACATCGCCGAGGGGCGTCCGGACGTACGCCGCGGGGACGCCCGGTGACGCCGGACGACGCACCCCGCCACCACCACGGGATCTCTGGAGGAACGCATGGCTGACGGCGAGTTCTACGTCGACACCGACGGGCTGCGCAACCAGCTGCCGTACGTGCAGCAACTGGCGGCGCGGTTCCGGGACATCGGCAAGAGCC
This Streptomyces misionensis DNA region includes the following protein-coding sequences:
- a CDS encoding YbaB/EbfC family nucleoid-associated protein, coding for MSSPYDQEIEDLLALYRKQRAEAAEARRRINEVTGTATAPRQTVKATVNAQGEVTAIEFPTGAYHRMAPKELSEALLTTIRQARANALEAVAEVSSQGLPAGVRITDLLEGRVDATELLAEEPGMPAEVRDYIAEGRPDVRRGDAR